In the Salinirubrum litoreum genome, one interval contains:
- a CDS encoding DsbA family protein, translating into MNRRTFLRSAGATGLSAGLVATAGCLGGALGGESTPSGTPFADHPATAGIEDQPRKGELGGNVVLAFEDPSCPRCRTFERQTVPDIEENLVATGQGAYVVRTYPVVYPWGEPAVHALEATYDRDSDAFWSLFAHYFDEQSSFETDNVLDRTAEFLNGETDVDGDAVVADAESGAYDAAVQTDLDAGMNADVGRTTPTVLLFRDGRYVTRASGSVSYDVIGTALGVE; encoded by the coding sequence GTGAACAGACGCACGTTCCTGCGGTCGGCGGGCGCGACCGGACTCTCGGCGGGCCTCGTCGCCACGGCGGGGTGTCTCGGCGGCGCGCTCGGCGGGGAGTCCACACCGTCGGGGACGCCCTTCGCCGACCACCCGGCGACCGCCGGTATCGAGGACCAGCCCCGGAAGGGCGAACTCGGCGGCAACGTCGTCCTCGCGTTCGAGGACCCCTCCTGTCCGCGCTGTCGGACCTTCGAACGGCAGACGGTGCCGGACATCGAGGAGAACCTCGTGGCGACCGGGCAGGGTGCCTACGTCGTCAGAACCTACCCGGTCGTCTACCCGTGGGGTGAGCCGGCGGTGCACGCGCTGGAGGCGACCTACGACCGCGATTCGGACGCGTTCTGGTCGCTGTTCGCCCACTACTTCGACGAGCAGTCCTCCTTCGAGACCGACAACGTCCTCGACAGGACCGCCGAGTTCCTGAACGGCGAGACAGACGTGGACGGGGACGCGGTGGTCGCCGACGCCGAGTCGGGTGCCTACGACGCGGCCGTCCAGACCGACCTCGACGCGGGGATGAACGCAGACGTGGGGCGGACCACGCCGACCGTGCTCCTCTTTCGAGACGGCAGATACGTCACTCGCGCGAGTGGGAGCGTCAGCTACGACGTGATCGGCACTGCGCTCGGAGTCGAGTGA
- a CDS encoding translation initiation factor eIF-1A: protein MTEETGRRNLRMPNDDEMFAVVTEHNGGNHVRVRCEDGKNRMGRIPGRMKYRTWINEGDTVIVEPWDWQDEKANIEWRYSGQDADQLRREGHID from the coding sequence GTGACTGAAGAGACAGGGCGTCGGAACCTCCGAATGCCCAACGACGACGAGATGTTCGCGGTCGTCACCGAACACAACGGTGGCAACCACGTTCGCGTCCGCTGTGAGGACGGCAAGAACCGGATGGGCCGCATCCCCGGCCGGATGAAGTACCGCACCTGGATCAACGAGGGCGACACCGTCATCGTCGAGCCGTGGGACTGGCAGGACGAGAAGGCCAACATCGAGTGGCGCTACTCCGGACAGGACGCCGACCAACTCCGCCGCGAAGGCCACATCGACTGA